From Phragmites australis chromosome 5, lpPhrAust1.1, whole genome shotgun sequence, a single genomic window includes:
- the LOC133920184 gene encoding protein ELC-like: protein MAPSPPPPPAASGAQYAHQFLNTALSQRGPSALPYAEDVKWLIRNHLVALAEAFPSLHPKAALFTHNDGRAAHLLQADGTIPIHHTGASYNLPAVIWLPEPYPRSPPLVFLSPTRDMVIKPHHPLVDRSGLVANAPYLRSWVFPSSNLVDLVRSLSHLFGLDPPLFTRSPLPPAAAPPPNPPPPRVVPTPTQSSSSSPSPSPYRVGGFPASPQLATRRPPAEDPAEVFKRNAIAKLVDMAYADAAALRPAREAEVDALFAVQAELRHRGDLVADGVRRMGEEKEALERRLQDVMMATDVIEAWVVENRRGGTQTTDDAIEPADVLSRQMIECTAADLALEDTIYALDKAVQEGSVPFDGYLRSVRAVARDQFFHRALSAKVHGAQQQAKIASMAVRAPRYAS from the coding sequence ATGGCTCCttctccgcctcctccgccggcggcgagcggcgcgcAGTACGCACACCAGTTCCTCAACACGGCGCTCTCCCAGCGGGGCCCCTCCGCGCTGCCCTACGCCGAGGACGTCAAGTGGCTGATCCGTAACCACCTGGTGGCGCTGGCCGAGGCCTTCCCGTCCCTCCACCCCAAGGCCGCCCTCTTCACGCACAACGACGGCCGCGCCGCCCACCTCCTCCAGGCCGACGGCACCATCCCCATCCACCACACCGGCGCCTCCTACAACCTCCCCGCCGTCATCTGGCTCCCCGAGCCATACCCGCGCTCCCCGCCGCTCGTCTTCCTCTCCCCCACCCGCGACATGGTCATCAAGCCCCACCACCCACTCGTCGACCGCTCCGGCCTCGTCGCCAACGCCCCTTACCTCCGCTCATGGGTCTTCCCCTCCTCCAACCTCGTCGACCTCGTCCGATCCCTCTCCCACCTCTTCGGCCTCGACCCGCCCCTATTCACCAGGAGTCCCCTtccccccgccgccgcgccaccTCCTAATCCCCCTCCGCCACGGGTAGTCCCCACCCCCACCcaatcctcttcctcctccccctccccctccccctacAGGGTTGGTGGGTTCCCCGCCTCGCCCCAGCTCGCCACGCGCCGGCCTCCCGCCGAGGACCCCGCCGAGGTCTTCAAGCGCAACGCCATCGCCAAGCTCGTCGACATGGCCTACGCAGACGCCGCCGCCCTGCGCCCCGCCCGTGAGGCCGAGGTCGACGCCCTCTTCGCCGTCCAGGCAGAGCTGCGCCACAGGGGCGACCTCGTCGCCGATGGAGTGCGCAGGAtgggggaggagaaggaggcgctGGAGCGCCGCCTGCAGGACGTCATGATGGCCACCGACGTGATAGAGGCCTGGGTCGTGGAGAACAGGAGAGGGGGCACCCAAACCACGGATGACGCCATCGAGCCTGCCGATGTGCTGTCCAGGCAGATGATCGAGTGCACGGCGGCCGATTTGGCACTGGAGGACACCATCTACGCCCTCGACAAGGCTGTTCAGGAAGGCTCCGTGCCGTTTGATGGCTACCTCAGGAGTGTGCGCGCTGTGGCACGCGATCAGTTTTTCCATCGTGCCCTATCGGCCAAGGTGCACGGCGCACAGCAGCAAGCTAAGATTGCTAGTATGGCGGTGCGGGCACCACGGTATGCATCATAG
- the LOC133920185 gene encoding uncharacterized protein LOC133920185, giving the protein MSPTLLLLPSSSAWRVLHSPPPQQRCFASSSRVSIPPRLRRTHLACAADPNGAASSGPGPGSGSASDATANPTNNNLPKNRRDILLEYIKNVQPEFMELFIKRAPSQVVDAMRQTVTNMIGTLPPQFFAVTVTTVAENLAQLMYSVLMTGYMFRNAQYRLELQQSLEQIALPEPKEEKDSPDYAPGTQKKVTGEVIRWNKATGPEKMDAVKYIELLETEIDELSRQVARKSSQGSNELLEYLKTLEPQNLKELTNTAGEDVVFAMNAFIKRLLAVSDPAQMKTTVSETSANQLANLLFWLMIVGYSIRNIEVRFDMERVLGAPPPKVAELPPGENI; this is encoded by the exons atgtctCCGACGCTCCTCCTGCTTCCCTCCTCCTCTGCTTGGAGGGTTCTCCACTCGCCGCCTCCGCAACAGCGCTGCTTCGCCTCTTCCTCGCGCGTCTCCATCCCCCCGCGGCTGCGCCGCACCCACCTCGCGTGCGCCGCCGATCCAAACGGTGCCGCCTCCTCTGGCCCTGGCCCTGGCTCTGGCTCTGCAAGCGACGCCACGGCCAATCCAACCAACAACAACCTG CCCAAGAACCGGAGGGATATTCTCCTGGAATACATAAAAAACGTCCAGCCAGAGTTTATGGAGCTCTTCATAAAAAGAGCTCCATCACAG GTTGTTGATGCCATGCGCCAAACGGTGACTAATATGATTGGGACTTTACCACCACAATTTTTTGCTGTAACTGTCACAACG GTTGCTGAAAATCTTGCTCAGCTTATGTACAGTGTCCTAATGACTGGATACATGTTTAGGAACGCACAGTACCGTCTGGAATTGCAACAGAGTTTGGAGCAGATTGCTCTTCCTGAACCGAAAGAAGAAAAG GATTCACCAGATTATGCTCCTGGAACCCAGAAAAAGGTAACTGGGGAAGTTATCCGATGGAACAAGGCCACTGGACCTGAAAAAATGGATGCTGTAAAATATATAGAATTGCTTGAAACAGAAATCGATGAGCTGAGCCGTCAAGTTGCTAGGAAATCATCTCAAGGAAGTAATGAACTCTTGGAGTATCTGAAGACTCTGGAGCCTCAAAATTTAAAG GAACTCACGAATACAGCTGGGGAAGATGTTGTTTTTGCTATGAATGCATTCATAAAGCGTCTCTTGGCTGTCTCTGATCCGGCACAGATGAAG ACAACAGTCTCGGAGACAAGCGCGAATCAGCTAGCCAACTTGCTGTTCTGGTTGATGATCGTTGGGTACAGCATCCGCAATATTGAGGTGCGGTTCGACATGGAGAGGGTGCTGGGTGCTCCTCCCCCAAAGGTAGCGGAGCTACCACCTGGAGAGAACATATAG